The Montipora foliosa isolate CH-2021 chromosome 1, ASM3666993v2, whole genome shotgun sequence genome has a window encoding:
- the LOC137993103 gene encoding uncharacterized protein: MPSLPPDTFSSLHINIRSLPKHFDDLSEFLLTLNRSFSVIAVSETWLHRSNSDLFHLPGYHFISSHREHKAGGGVGLYIQSHLEFKLRTDLQSPNNALYESILVEIIQPRGKNIIVGCFYRPPDVLVAAFNNSLEGILSTISFENKLSYLMGDFNINILNSQSHQPMLSNSLYPLISKPTRITSSTATLIDNIFTNNLEQSMNSGILYTDLSDHLPILQVTHLKLVVEPLCQKRLARLVNPTTIAAYRSRVETIEWSQVYNSYSTNDSYDTFSSLVMSAYHKSFPLKPLYPECRRPSKPWFTEGLFVSCNRKNFLYKQFQTNPTVSNKSRYNKYRNKFNFLLKVARKKYFHDKLISVSSDLRKTWSVI; the protein is encoded by the coding sequence ATGCCTTCACTCCCCCCTGATACATTCTCCTCACTTCACATTAATATCCGCAGTCTACCAAAACACTTTGATGACTTATCAGAATTCCTTCTTACATTGAACAGGTCCTTCTCTGTCATTGCTGTTTCTGAAACCTGGTTACACAGGTCTAATTCTGATTTATTCCATCTTCCAGGCTATCATTTTATCTCTAGTCACAGAGAACATAAAGCcggtggtggagttggactttaTATACAGTCTCACCTTGAATTCAAGCTTAGAACTGATCTCCAGTCTCCTAATAATGCACTGTATGAATCAATCCTTGTGGAAATTATACAACCGCGTGGTAAGAATATCATTGTTGGCTGTTTCTACCGACCCCCTGATGTATTGGTTGCTGCTTTTAACAACTCTCTTGAGGGCATCTTATCAACCATCAGCTTTGAGAATAAACTCTCTTATCTCATGGGTGATTTTAATATCAATATTCTTAACTCACAATCTCACCAACCTATGTTATCTAATAGTTTGTATCCTCTGATTTCTAAGCCTACTCGCATAACTTCCTCAACCGCAACTCTGATTGACAATATTTTCACAAACAATCTTGAACAAAGTATGAATAGTGGCATTCTCTACACTGATTTATCTGATCACCTCCCAATTCTCCAAGTCACTCATCTAAAATTAGTTGTCGAACCACTATGCCAGAAGCGATTGGCACGCCTTGTTAACCCTACAACAATTGCAGCATACAGGTCTCGAGTGGAAACCATTGAGTGGTCTCAAGTCTATAACTCTTACTCTACTAATGATTCTTATGATACATTCTCTAGCCTTGTTATGTCAGCATACCATAAATCATTTCCACTTAAACCATTATACCCTGAGTGCCGCCGTCCTTCGAAGCCCTGGTTTACAGAAGGTCTTTTTGTATCCTGCAACAGGAAGAATTTTCTCTATAAACAATTCCAAACAAACCCTACTGTATCTAACAAATCTAGATATAACAAGTATCGAAATAAGTTCAATTTCCTACTAAAAGTTgccaggaaaaaatattttcatgatAAACTAATCTCTGTTAGCTCTGACCTGAGGAAGACTTGGTCAGTTATTTAG
- the LOC138011137 gene encoding type I iodothyronine deiodinase-like, which yields MPPFQAWIIRAFDAVTKVKLPVRSYWDSLFSHQMFHNVWHSVTLDMNRKSKLGQDAFNSPVVSLSGKHLFPLLQMTKPGRSLVLNFGSCTCPIFMDQLNEFQKMAEEFSHVADFCIVYIEEAHPSDGWALKNNYVIRTHRTQTERCLAARKLAQKIPGCPVVVDTMLDTANIGYGALPIRFHVIRDGKVVYEGGSGPMGYDIKDVKKWLKRNCVTVSS from the exons ATGCCACCTTTCCAGGCTTGGATTATACGGGCCTTTGATGCTGTCACCAAAGTGAAGTTGCCGGTGCGTTCTTACTGGGATTCTCTATTCAGTCATCAAATGTTTCACAATGTGTGGCACAGCGTGACTTTGGATATGAACAGGAAGAGTAAGTTAGGCCAAGATGCGTTTAACAGTCCTGTGGTGTCTTTGTCTGGAAAACACCTTTTTCCGCTATTACAGATGACCAAACCTGGGCGGTCACTTGTTTTGAACTTTGGCAGCTGTACCTGTCCTATTTTTATGGACCAGCTAAACGAGTTTCAGAAAATGGCCGAGGAATTCAGCCATGTTGCCGACTTTTGCATAGTTTACATCGAAGAGGCGCATCCCTCAGATGGATGGGCTTTGAAG aacaaCTACGTCATTAGAACGCACAGAACCCAAACCGAAAGATGCCTTGCCGCTCGAAAATTGGCCCAAAAAATTCCCGGATGTCCTGTGGTTGTTGACACAATGCTTGACACAGCTAACATTGGGTATGGTGCTCTTCCAATCCGCTTTCATGTCATTCGCGATGGAAAGGTTGTTTACGAAGGGGGCTCTGGTCCGATGGGTTATGACATAAAAGACGTCAAGAAATGGCTTAAAAGGAATTGCGTCACCGTGTCATCGTAA